In Chitinophaga varians, the following are encoded in one genomic region:
- a CDS encoding RHS repeat domain-containing protein gives MVAKCRGVITRTVHGKPDESALGYWNYGNVVPADLRDHDLTQFLGGSYDSEPDMFYYNFGGKSGKFIIDATPEKKAHIIPFQDLSISHDNTLSRFEIVDENGIRYIFSTNEISHVDGGGGLITNHTSAWYLTQIVTPFGTVDLSYAATDDLPEVIQYSSVDYLQAAGSYSACMPLDLSSAVSSTTYNGKVLTDITTPFENVHFYNTGNRLDLQGVSKVDSMVVSDYKGISKMKFGLSYSYFENNSNSFRLRLDRLTQYAVNDTGTLVHAFEYYAPTAVPAVTSLSQDYWGYFNGAQNTTLLPEIDPRLWGPLYSKPGANRKPDAAYAITGVLKKITYPAGGYTQFIYESNDYGYKEGRMITDRPEIAGMANTSASMTNTVNAPYNAKTFTIDHVQRISMTIGGNYSGATPVENGPSVYVKRINTDGSKTVLYEQFMINATATRTLDITDTGTYEISAGVDGKVQNASIRVDYFALGPDTIKVVKGGGLRIKRIVNNDGITPVENIRNFYYRMEGDTARSSGNLISPYMFAEFKTTNSGACTFLQRATFSTNYLGFTQGAPVGYSCVKEEVSGATSNGSVVSLFKNEAPNTRAALYAFDLTAPDGTPNIRANGLSNKASTDMDVFRGHLMTEKYYSNNGQLIRSVSNNYTVDRYGQGLPNYFEVKVIQPFSFQVCLKDCNICDPGNPNNPIGCHEFGIKNYSYAESRVVSPWIVKTRTIETDYFPERNDSLQKEVRYYYENPQHGLLTRMVALQSTGDSLITVSKYPLDSINGLSASAAAAKSLLVAKHYAATLLQQSKLKNNSSLEDVLINYSVWPSGLPLPESVFSRTLNNPVENRLTFFNYDNTANILEQSKSNDVHEVYLWGYKRQYPVAKIVGGDYNTIISKVDSNVLDNPANDEALRNEIDKIRKAPGNEKMLVSTYTYSPVWGLTSETDPAGKVTFYEYDGFGRLKLIRDLNGKILKQFDYRYLQSVGQ, from the coding sequence ATGGTCGCTAAATGCCGGGGGGTAATCACGCGTACGGTACATGGGAAGCCGGATGAATCGGCGCTGGGCTATTGGAATTACGGCAATGTGGTGCCTGCCGATCTGAGAGACCATGACCTTACACAGTTTCTGGGTGGTTCTTATGACAGCGAGCCTGACATGTTTTACTATAATTTTGGTGGGAAGAGCGGCAAATTTATCATAGATGCAACGCCGGAGAAGAAGGCCCATATCATTCCCTTTCAGGACCTATCTATCTCACACGATAATACCTTGTCCAGATTTGAAATAGTAGACGAAAATGGAATCAGATATATATTTAGTACCAATGAGATTTCGCATGTCGATGGCGGTGGAGGATTAATTACCAACCACACGTCCGCCTGGTACCTGACCCAGATTGTGACGCCTTTTGGTACGGTTGATTTGAGCTATGCTGCAACAGATGATTTGCCTGAAGTGATACAATACTCCTCTGTTGATTATCTGCAGGCGGCAGGGAGTTACAGCGCATGCATGCCGCTGGACCTGTCGAGCGCTGTTTCAAGTACCACCTATAATGGTAAGGTGCTGACTGATATTACCACCCCATTTGAAAATGTACATTTTTATAATACCGGCAACCGGTTGGACCTGCAGGGGGTATCGAAAGTGGATTCAATGGTTGTTTCCGATTATAAAGGAATATCTAAAATGAAATTTGGATTATCCTATAGCTATTTTGAGAATAATAGCAATTCTTTCAGGCTTAGACTGGATAGACTGACACAATATGCCGTCAATGATACCGGCACCTTAGTACATGCATTTGAGTATTATGCGCCAACGGCTGTTCCTGCAGTAACCTCTCTTTCTCAGGACTATTGGGGTTACTTTAATGGAGCGCAGAATACCACGTTGTTGCCGGAAATTGATCCCCGCCTTTGGGGGCCGTTATATAGCAAACCCGGCGCCAATAGAAAACCTGATGCAGCTTACGCGATCACTGGTGTACTAAAGAAGATAACTTACCCTGCCGGCGGGTATACCCAGTTTATTTATGAAAGTAATGACTATGGGTATAAGGAGGGCAGAATGATTACTGACCGACCAGAAATAGCCGGTATGGCAAACACTTCCGCTTCCATGACTAACACCGTAAATGCTCCCTATAATGCGAAAACCTTTACGATAGATCATGTGCAAAGAATTTCCATGACGATAGGTGGCAACTACAGTGGGGCAACGCCCGTTGAAAACGGTCCCAGTGTGTATGTAAAACGAATCAACACGGACGGAAGTAAGACGGTGCTTTATGAACAGTTTATGATAAACGCCACCGCTACCAGGACATTGGATATTACCGATACAGGAACTTACGAAATCTCAGCTGGGGTAGACGGGAAGGTACAAAATGCATCCATCCGCGTGGATTATTTTGCCCTTGGCCCGGATACGATCAAGGTAGTGAAAGGTGGAGGTTTAAGAATTAAAAGGATTGTTAACAATGACGGAATTACTCCTGTGGAAAATATCCGGAACTTTTACTACCGCATGGAAGGGGACACTGCCCGTTCTTCGGGAAACCTGATCAGCCCTTACATGTTCGCTGAATTCAAAACAACAAACAGTGGCGCCTGTACTTTTCTGCAAAGGGCAACATTCTCCACCAATTATTTAGGTTTTACCCAGGGGGCTCCTGTAGGGTATAGTTGCGTAAAAGAGGAAGTATCCGGTGCTACCAGCAATGGCTCGGTTGTGTCGCTTTTTAAAAATGAGGCTCCCAATACGCGTGCTGCTTTGTATGCATTTGATTTGACAGCCCCCGACGGCACACCCAATATCAGGGCAAATGGCCTGTCGAATAAAGCCAGTACAGATATGGATGTCTTTAGGGGACATCTGATGACAGAAAAATACTATAGTAACAATGGTCAGCTTATTAGGTCGGTAAGCAACAACTACACCGTTGACCGCTACGGTCAGGGATTACCCAACTATTTTGAGGTAAAAGTCATCCAGCCATTTTCATTTCAGGTATGTCTGAAGGATTGTAATATCTGTGATCCGGGGAATCCTAATAATCCAATAGGTTGCCATGAGTTTGGAATTAAGAACTATTCCTACGCTGAAAGCCGCGTTGTCAGCCCGTGGATTGTTAAAACCCGAACTATAGAAACAGATTATTTTCCTGAGAGAAATGATTCTTTACAAAAGGAAGTCCGCTATTATTATGAGAATCCGCAGCATGGCCTGCTTACCCGTATGGTAGCGTTGCAAAGTACAGGAGATAGTTTGATCACCGTCAGCAAATATCCACTGGATTCCATCAACGGATTGTCAGCCAGCGCTGCTGCGGCCAAGTCGCTACTGGTAGCCAAACACTATGCGGCAACATTATTACAGCAGTCCAAGCTTAAAAATAATAGCTCCCTGGAAGATGTGTTGATCAATTACAGTGTATGGCCATCAGGTCTGCCTTTGCCGGAAAGTGTTTTCAGTCGTACGCTCAATAATCCAGTGGAAAACAGACTTACGTTTTTCAACTATGACAACACAGCTAATATATTGGAACAGTCAAAAAGTAATGACGTGCATGAAGTCTATTTATGGGGATATAAAAGACAATATCCTGTCGCTAAAATAGTGGGAGGTGACTATAATACCATTATATCTAAAGTAGATAGTAATGTGCTGGACAATCCGGCCAATGATGAAGCGTTGAGAAATGAAATCGACAAAATAAGGAAGGCACCAGGCAATGAAAAAATGTTGGTTTCGACATATACCTATTCTCCTGTTTGGGGGTTAACCAGTGAAACCGATCCTGCTGGTAAAGTTACGTTCTATGAGTATGATGGTTTCGGAAGACTTAAACTCATCAGAGATTTGAATGGTAAAATACTTAAACAATTCGATTATCGGTATCTGCAGTCCGTTGGCCAATAG